The Manihot esculenta cultivar AM560-2 chromosome 17, M.esculenta_v8, whole genome shotgun sequence genome contains the following window.
TCAATTTTTCTtgttccttttaattttttttcacctGAAAATTTCCATTCTTTCATCAAATTCTACAAGATTGATATTAAACGATATTCATTTGTAAGCCTTTTGGCCCCTGTTTGTATTCCATTTAATTCCCTTAATCTACAACAGAGAATACAATATATCTGTTTCTGTTGTAGCCAGTAGTTGTTAGTTCATTTGCATTTTCAGGTTTTTCTTCATTTTGATATTTGCAATTTATAATTCTTCAAGGGATCATGGAAACTCCTGGCTGATTCTGACGAtcgttttttcttctttctgatTTCTTCTCTTGAGGCCTGCTTCTCGGCCCAGCCTGACACAGCCAGAATCCAAATACTGCCAAAAtgtaaattgaaaataattcgacagattttttaaatatttttaaacataaatGACTTTATGTAATACATTCAAATATAATTAAGGGATTTTTATATAACGTTTTTAAAGATAGGGGTTTTTAGTAACAAATTAAATATGATGAATCCAaatgtaataaattttaaagttgaGGGACTATTAGTATAAATTActcaaaattaattgaataattatatGGAGAtgatttaagaaattattattttatttaattcctTTGACTGAATAAAGATGTATTTTATAGTGTTAAAAATTGGGGGAAAattcaacaatattaaaatatgaaaaaaaaattcatagtaTAACAATtgtaagattaaaaaaaaaagttttattcggttattttaattaatcaaaatatgcgtatataattttattttccccCATAAAATAAAAATCCCAGATCTACTCTGTGTACACCCATAAATCTTCTGAGTTTGTTCCTCAACCTAAAAACAAATTCCACTCATCACCTACAGTTTAAGCAACTCCACAGACAAGCATACAAAATGAATAACTTCCAAGCCAGTCATCGTACCCAACAACCTTAATTAACATCCTCAACACATGCAATAAACAAAACTGGTAACCACTAATGCAGCAAGCAGAACAAAGGAACAAGCAAAAGACTGGTGGATGGAAGAAGCTGAGGAAGCAGGTGGTGATGAAGAAGACGAGTCTGGTGTAGAAGGTGCAGTTCCTGCTTCTGTTGTAATCTTCACTTTCATGCCTTGTTCGCAATGGCCTGCAGTACCACAGGCGAAGTAACGAGTGCCCACCTTGTTCAATTTCACTACATCGTTGCCAGTATTCATGGAGTCTAGTGCACTGCCAAGATCACAACTCTTGTAGGCACTCTCACCAGCAATCTCGACCACAC
Protein-coding sequences here:
- the LOC110605503 gene encoding mavicyanin — encoded protein: MKRMKMECRVLLVLVIVALNIVEGAMAAQHIVGGSQGWEETADFDSWASSKKFKVGDQLVFKYTSGLHSVVEIAGESAYKSCDLGSALDSMNTGNDVVKLNKVGTRYFACGTAGHCEQGMKVKITTEAGTAPSTPDSSSSSPPASSASSIHQSFACSFVLLAALVVTSFVYCMC